A segment of the Bacillus sp. es.034 genome:
GTATAATCCATGGGTTTTCTCCAATGAATCAGACAGGAAAAACAGGATGGCAAACAGGACGAGCATAATATAAATCCCGACCAGAAAGACCGTAAAGATCCATTTTCCCTCCTGTTTGAAAATTTTCTTCGTACTCTGGATGAAGGCTGAAAGGGCCACGGGGTCTTCCTTCTTCTTAGGAACTTTAATGAAAAAGATAACAAGAACAATCGAAATGAGACTGAAAACAGAAATAGAGAAGAACGGAAGATACCATAAATACGCAGCAAACAAAGCCCCCAATATGGGACTCAGCACCTTGCCGAATGTGTTGGACGTCTCGATCAATCCAAGACAGGAACTCGTCTTTTCATCATCATCTTTATACAAATCACCCACCAGGGGCAGGATGATCGGAGCCGCCCCGGCAGCACCGATTCCCTGCAGGACACGTCCGATAATGATCCACGTGAAAGGATCGTCCATCTTCCAGGAAGCATACCCTGCAACCAATCCGCCAATTAACGCAATCAGCAAACTAGGCAGGATGACTACCTTCCTGCCGAAGCGATCGGACAAATATCCTGCCACTGGAATCAGAAAGATCGACGCAATCGAATAACTTGTAATAATCATACTGGTCTGAAAAGAGGTGATCCCCACCTCTTTTTCAAAAATCGGCAGAACAGGAATCAGCATGGAGTTCCCCAAGGTCATGACCAAAGGAATCGATGCCATGCTCACCACACACCAATTACTAATCTTCGTCGTGCTATTGCATTGTTCTTTCAATTAAACCACCCTTTTGGATTGATCTACTATTCATTCAGTATTTGAAAAAGGAGGACAGAACATTCACTGAAACGATTGGCAAATTTGAATGGTAATGGGATGATCAGGGTCATGGCAAAAAAAACAAGAGCTCTTCTCATGAGAAGGAGCTCCTGCCGGTTACTTTTACAACTCTCTTTGATCCACATTCAATTCGATCAGATTCCCATCCGGATCTGCACAGAAAATCTGGGCAAAGCCGCTTTTGGAATGGGGCTTCTCGAGGACCTCTATGCCATTTTCCTTTAACCATCGGAGCGTATCATGGTAGTTCTCCACTCTGAGGGCAAAATGCCCTTCCCGGCTGGAAAGATGTTTGTTCTCCCGGAGTGTTTGGGAAGACAAATCCGCAATCAGATGAAGCTGCTGGCCCTCAATATCATACCAGGCCCCGGGAAAATCAAAATCCGGACGCGGGATTTCCTTTAAACACAGGACGTTCCCATAAAAGGCTTTCGCCTTCTCAATATCCGTCACACTCAAACTCACATGATGAAGACATTCATACTTAATCAATCGGCTCACTTCCTTCCACTCGTCTTTCTGTTTATTCTACAGAAGAAACCGCCGTTCGGCGAGAGGGACGGACCTCTTAAATTCCATTCAAAAGCCCCATTTCAATGGGTTTCACCTCTAAAACGAGCAGAAAATCGGGGTCCGTCCCTCAACGGAATAAATTGCCAGGGCGCATAGCTCCTGACCATTCTTTATGAACCACCTGAATTGTTGTGCATATTGGCATTCTTATCCGCTTCATCGATTTGCATCGCGTGCTCCGTCAGATCAGGAGGCGTCATACCTGACTTTTTCTCAAAGTAAATCGCGATGCCTGAGACGAGAACGATAGGACCCAGTATGAATAACCAAATCATGTGTATCCACTCCTTCCTTCCTATTTCGCATGCCTCATTTCAAGAGGACTCAACCCTCTGCTTAAAACGCCTCATAACACTCCCTGCAATGCTGCCCATTCATCTGGCGCTTATTCTCCGCCCCACAATTCGGACAAGTGACGATCGCTGACTGCTGATCAATTCCTTTTCGGTTGTGCATGTATTGAGCCAGTGCTTTATTCACAAGAAAGACCGTCCCCACAATGGCACATCCGGATGCTCCTAATATGATGATCAGTAAGATTCCATTCACAGGATCCATTCCTTTCTGGAGTACTCTTACTTATCTATACGGTCGTACATGTAAAAAGTTTCAAACTGAGAGGGACGGACCTCTGAAAACCCAGCCAAAATCCCCACGCCAATGGGTTTCACACTCAAAATGACTTGAAAACAGAGGTCCGTCCCTCGCCCTTCAAAAAACGAAGGTCCGTCCCTACCGCAATGAGGGACGGACCTTTGTTGTGTGGGCCGGCTTAGCCAGGGTTCCTTCTTCCTCTTCTTTGTAGATGGGGAAGGAGAGGATGACGGAGGTCCCTTTGCCGGGTTTGCTTAGGACATTGATGGTGCCTTTCATACCTTCTGTGAGTTGGTAGGCGGTCATCATGCCGAGGCCTGTCCCGTTTTTGCCTTTCATGGAGAAGTATGGTTCGCCGAGGCGCATGAGTTGTTCTTTCGTCATGCCGATTCCCGTATCGTTGATGACGATGAACACCTTATCGTTTTCCTGGTAGCTGAAGACCCGGAGCGTCCCCCCAACTTCCATTGCCTCCAGACCATTTTTCATGATATTGATGAGAATCTGTTGGAGCTTGTTGGGATCTCCCTTGATGGCGTGATGATGTAAAATATTCACCTTCAGGATGATGCCTTTTTTCACAGCCAGGGGCATGATGATTTCCTTGGACCGGTTCATCTCATCCCGGATATCCACCTCTACCTCAAGCTCAGGGTGAGGCCGGGCAAAGTTCAAGTATTGATTGATCACCTCTGTCGCCCGGTCGATCTCCCTGACAGCGACCTTCGATAGCTCACGATTCGTACTGACATTGGTTGGATCTTCATTGATCAGCTGAAGGAACCCCTTCACCGTGGTAAGTGGATTCCGTACTTCATGACTCATGCTGGCCGCCAGGTGACTGACCACCTGCATCTTCTCGTATTTGATCGCTTCCAGCTGAAGGATATAGATGGTCCGGATGATTTCACACAGATAAAAGACGAAGAACGTCGACCCGGTCAGGACAGCCGAATAGATCATGAACGAATTGTCATAAGTGAAGTGAAAGATCAAGGACGGGATCCATAACGAAAGAACCGAGTACCCGAACGCAAATAGCGTATACCAGTACACCCTCGTTATCCAGGCTTTCCCCTCCCACTTCGGACGCATATACAGAATCAACAGCGTAAAGAGAACCGCCATGACCACGGTCACCCATAGTCCAGGTCCCATCATCGGGGCACGGATAGCGATCATCGTAAGAGCAAGCCAGGGCAGGACCCGATTCCCGCCATAGATTCCCCCAAGCAGAAAAGGAATGAACCGCAGATCATATACAAATCCATCTTCCAAACGGACACTTAACGCAAGGCTGAGTAACAGAAGAAGCGAACTGGCCAAATAGATCGACAGCGGTTTGATGTGAAGCTTATGTACTTTATTTCGGGAAAGATAATGAAAGCTTATCAGTAAAATGATGATCAATATGGCAAGAAGGTTAAGAAGTAGACCGGTCAATAGTTCAAAGTGATTCATCGGTTTTGCTTCCCTACTTTCAGTAATTTTAAAATATTTCAAAAAACTCATACTATATACTCTATTATAACTGAAATGAGCTGCTTGTGATTTATTTTATTTTTATTGGACAAGATTTTGCATGTTCGTCTTCTCTCTCCATCCTTTGTCCATAATGGGAATGAATACCTTCAATAAGGAGATACCCTATGGATGAAGTTTTAATCGCTGTCGTAAGAACGATGATCAGTTTTCTTTTATTGGTCATTGTCACGTTAGCCATTGGTAAACATATTAATTCACACAAAAATCATTACAGCTTTGCCCTGTCAAATCACGGTCGGTTCCTGCATTGCCAATATGGGATTTGATACGAACATTGATATGAACCCTTCCCCCTCTCTTTCCATTCCCATTGAGTTGATCATGGAGGGCAAAGCAACAGCAATGGCACCCTGTTCATCGACCTTTTTAAAGATCATCTCCCAAGTGACAATGAACGAATGGACAGATAAAGACATATAGTATCTCAACGTCCGAATAGACCAATGAAATGGGAGAGTGACCGTATGTATCAGTACCGAACACCGGGGAATCAAGTTGTCTATCCACCTGACCCCAGATGCCATCCTTATCACAGACAATATACAGGAGGGTATGATACCCATGTGCACATGATTGAAGCACATGTTTCCCAGTTGAATCGAAAAGTGCAACGACTGCTCGAAAGGGTCGAGCGCATTGAAAGATACCTTGGGATCAAACCGTAGCGGGCTGATGAAAAAAACGGGGACAGATGCGCCAAGGTGCCTGTCCCCGTGGTTTTCGCTTTACCACCCGTCAAAGCGGCAGCCGAATCACAAACCTCGTCCCCTCCCCCTTCTCACTGACCACATCAATCGAGCCTTCATGCATAAGGACCAATTGCTTCACGATGGAGAGTCCGATGCCGAATTCACCGTACGGATTATTCGTCCGGGACAGATCCGCTTTATAAAAACGGCGCCAAATGGACTTGATTTCCTCAGGATCCATGCCGATCCCGTTGTCTTCGATTTCAATGACCGTTTCGTTTTCGGAAGAAGATCCCCTCAACGTGATCGTTCCACCCGTGGTGAACTGGGTGCTGTTTTTTGTGATGTTGATCAGGATTTGGACGAGACGGTCATAGTCGGCATGCACCACTGCACCTTCGTCTGCCAGTATCGTGATGGTGTTCCCTTTTTCCTCTGCCTGCAGATCGAGCTGATCCTTGATGACTTCGAAGAGATCGAGTAACGGCAGGGTCACTTTCGAGAGGACCACCTGATTGGACCGGATTTTCTCATAATCCAGATTCTCGTTTACGAGGCGGATGAGCCGCTTCGTTTCCTGACTGACAAGACCGAAGCTCTTCTCTTTCTGTTCATCGGGGATCATGTCGTTCCGGATCCCTTCGATAACACCGCGGATCGTCGTCAGCGGGGTCCTCAGTTCATGGGAGACATCCGCCATGAACTGGCGTCTCCGGTTTTCCAAGGCGTCGATTTCCTCTTTCGATGCCCGGAGTTTCGTCACCATTTCATTAAAATCTTCAGCCAGATCGCCGATTTCATCGAAGTTAGAGCTCGGCACATGAACATCATAATCTCCC
Coding sequences within it:
- a CDS encoding HAMP domain-containing sensor histidine kinase; the protein is MNHFELLTGLLLNLLAILIIILLISFHYLSRNKVHKLHIKPLSIYLASSLLLLLSLALSVRLEDGFVYDLRFIPFLLGGIYGGNRVLPWLALTMIAIRAPMMGPGLWVTVVMAVLFTLLILYMRPKWEGKAWITRVYWYTLFAFGYSVLSLWIPSLIFHFTYDNSFMIYSAVLTGSTFFVFYLCEIIRTIYILQLEAIKYEKMQVVSHLAASMSHEVRNPLTTVKGFLQLINEDPTNVSTNRELSKVAVREIDRATEVINQYLNFARPHPELEVEVDIRDEMNRSKEIIMPLAVKKGIILKVNILHHHAIKGDPNKLQQILINIMKNGLEAMEVGGTLRVFSYQENDKVFIVINDTGIGMTKEQLMRLGEPYFSMKGKNGTGLGMMTAYQLTEGMKGTINVLSKPGKGTSVILSFPIYKEEEEGTLAKPAHTTKVRPSLR
- a CDS encoding HAMP domain-containing sensor histidine kinase, producing the protein MKFRYLYQLLLSHTSVLIIAFMILGLLFSHYVENLVYENKVTELRTYGDKILSDLERPSPRRPLYLDEYSNLLHARNIDVITFNRQGEVSFSSGGVYPRIELSKEEWQQIESGETVPLKKDFGRFDQAVSLVIMPRVVNDQLTGGLILISPISGTREMLSEINQYLLYIVLLALAISVLVSLFLSKLHVKRIQRMRDATSKVSSGDYDVHVPSSNFDEIGDLAEDFNEMVTKLRASKEEIDALENRRRQFMADVSHELRTPLTTIRGVIEGIRNDMIPDEQKEKSFGLVSQETKRLIRLVNENLDYEKIRSNQVVLSKVTLPLLDLFEVIKDQLDLQAEEKGNTITILADEGAVVHADYDRLVQILINITKNSTQFTTGGTITLRGSSSENETVIEIEDNGIGMDPEEIKSIWRRFYKADLSRTNNPYGEFGIGLSIVKQLVLMHEGSIDVVSEKGEGTRFVIRLPL
- a CDS encoding VOC family protein, whose protein sequence is MIKYECLHHVSLSVTDIEKAKAFYGNVLCLKEIPRPDFDFPGAWYDIEGQQLHLIADLSSQTLRENKHLSSREGHFALRVENYHDTLRWLKENGIEVLEKPHSKSGFAQIFCADPDGNLIELNVDQREL
- a CDS encoding MFS transporter; the encoded protein is MASIPLVMTLGNSMLIPVLPIFEKEVGITSFQTSMIITSYSIASIFLIPVAGYLSDRFGRKVVILPSLLIALIGGLVAGYASWKMDDPFTWIIIGRVLQGIGAAGAAPIILPLVGDLYKDDDEKTSSCLGLIETSNTFGKVLSPILGALFAAYLWYLPFFSISVFSLISIVLVIFFIKVPKKKEDPVALSAFIQSTKKIFKQEGKWIFTVFLVGIYIMLVLFAILFFLSDSLEKTHGLYGVKKGFVLAIPLLALCISSFITGRKIKGELKVMKVIMTVSLVLMSISVALIGFVDQRLILLLVVSSFLGLSIGALLPTMDALITENIEKEERGTISSFYSSSRFIGVAAGPPLMAVLMKSLLNVSLIGAGVLGILMFLLVLIFIKPEKSGSATEGGKK